One genomic region from Prionailurus bengalensis isolate Pbe53 chromosome C1, Fcat_Pben_1.1_paternal_pri, whole genome shotgun sequence encodes:
- the TMEM61 gene encoding transmembrane protein 61: MASSETCDVSRAASTLHYCMTVSGTVLLVAGTLCFAWWSEGEAGAQPGQPAPPTGHPVPQAPSPLLRSVSFLCCGAGGLLLLFGLLWSIKASTRGPPRWDPYHLSRDLYYLTVEPSEKESYRIPKAVGIPTYEEAVGWPLAEGPPTPPAEGPPTTPAYPVEESPKDCASGDALRGTQPPLPPPSYESIISAVNGLSGETVPATACSCPGPAQTTVGGGTLQSWRQMSF, encoded by the exons ATGGCTTCATCTGAG ACGTGTGACGTGAGCCGAGCGGCCTCCACGCTCCATTACTGCATGACGGTCAGCGGCACGGTGCTTCTGGTAGCTGGGACACTCTGCTTTGCTTGGTGGAGTGAAGGAGAAGCAGGTGCTCAGCCCGGCCAGCCGGCCCCTCCCACGGGGCATCCGGTGCCTCAGGCCCCCAGTCCCCTGCTCAGGTCCGTCAGCTTCTTGTGCTGCGGTGCAGGCGGGCTGCTACTACTCTTCGGCTTGCTGTGGTCCATCAAGGCCAGCACCCGGGGGCCTCCCCGATGGGACCCATATCACCTCTCCAGAGACCTGTACTACCTCACTGTGGAGCCCTCGGAGAAGGAGAGCTACAG GATCCCAAAGGCGGTTGGCATCCCCACTTACGAGGAGGCCGTGGGCTGGCCACTTGCCGAGGGGCCCCCGACGCCACCTGCCGAGGGGCCCCCGACAACCCCTGCGTACCCCGTGGAAGAAAGCCCGAAGGACTGTGCCTCCGGGGATGCCCTGCGTGGGACCCAGCCCCCCTTGCCACCGCCCAGCTACGAGAGCATCATCAGTGCTGTCAACGGCCTCTCTGGAGAGACAGTCCCCGCCACCGCGTGCTCCTGCCCAGGCCCGGCTCAGACGACAGTGGGGGGAGGCACACTCCAAAGCTGGAGACAGATGAGCTTCTAG